The Vulpes lagopus strain Blue_001 chromosome 6, ASM1834538v1, whole genome shotgun sequence genome has a segment encoding these proteins:
- the LOC121493328 gene encoding coiled-coil-helix-coiled-coil-helix domain-containing protein 2 produces the protein MPRGSRSRASRMAPPASRAPQMRAAPRPAPAAQPPAAAPPSAVGSPAAPRQPGLMAQMATTAAGVAVGSAVGHTIGHAITGGFGGGSNTEPSRPDITYQEPQGTQPAYQQQFGPCHYEMKQFLECAQNQGDLKLCEGFSEVLKQCRFANGLA, from the coding sequence ATGCCGCGTGGAAGCCGGAGCCGCGCCTCCCGCATGGCTCCTCCGGCCAGCCGGGCACCTCAGATGAGAGCTGCACCTAGACCAGCGCCAGCCGCTCAGCCGCCAGCAGCAGCTCCGCCATCTGCTGTTGGCTCACCTGCTGCACCCCGGCAGCCAGGTCTCATGGCCCAGATGGCAACCACTGCAGCTGGCGTGGCTGTAGGCTCTGCTGTAGGGCACACGATTGGGCATGCCATTACTGGGGGCTTTGGTGGAGGAAGTAACACTGAGCCTTCAAGGCCCGACATCACTTACCAGGAGCCTCAGGGAACCCAGCCAGCATACCAGCAGCAGTTTGGCCCATGCCACTACGAGATGAAACAGTTCCTGGAGTGTGCCCAGAACCAGGGTGACCTAAAGCTTTGTGAAGGTTTCAGCGAGGTGCTGAAACAGTGCAGATTTGCAAATGGATTAGCCTAA